Proteins found in one candidate division WOR-1 bacterium RIFOXYB2_FULL_36_35 genomic segment:
- a CDS encoding ribose 5-phosphate isomerase B, which translates to MKIAVGSDHAGFELKEKIKNHLLERGFKVKDFGTNSKESCDYPDFAYLVASAVAKGAFERGILLCGSGVGVSITANKVKGIRAVNAYSEEIAKQSREHGDCNILTLAGRDKYLDPKMALKIVDVWLDTLFSGEERHQKRIRKIEKE; encoded by the coding sequence ATGAAAATAGCCGTTGGTTCCGATCATGCCGGCTTTGAATTAAAAGAAAAGATAAAAAATCATCTTCTGGAAAGAGGATTTAAAGTAAAAGACTTTGGTACAAATTCAAAAGAATCTTGTGATTATCCTGATTTTGCTTATCTTGTAGCTTCTGCTGTTGCCAAAGGAGCCTTTGAAAGAGGAATCCTTTTGTGCGGGTCAGGTGTCGGGGTTTCTATTACTGCCAATAAAGTTAAAGGAATTCGTGCTGTAAATGCCTATTCTGAAGAGATAGCTAAACAGAGTCGTGAACACGGGGATTGTAATATTTTAACTTTGGCTGGGAGGGATAAATATCTTGATCCAAAAATGGCCCTAAAAATAGTTGATGTTTGGCTTGATACTTTGTTTTCTGGAGAAGAGAGACATCAAAAAAGGATCAGGAAAATTGAAAAAGAATAA
- a CDS encoding aspartate 1-decarboxylase encodes MLIQLLKSKLHMATITSTKLEYEGSIAVSPDLIAAAGFYIGEKVAVFNFDNGNRFETYIIKGEKGEIGFRGPAARLGKIGERVVILSYGIFSEEEAKRHSPKVVLLTKDNSIKIEESQL; translated from the coding sequence ATGTTAATACAATTACTAAAATCTAAATTGCATATGGCGACGATAACTTCAACAAAACTTGAGTACGAAGGGAGCATTGCAGTTTCTCCTGATTTAATAGCGGCTGCAGGTTTTTATATCGGAGAAAAGGTTGCTGTTTTTAATTTTGATAATGGGAACCGTTTTGAAACTTATATTATAAAAGGAGAAAAGGGCGAAATTGGGTTTCGCGGCCCAGCGGCTCGATTGGGAAAAATAGGGGAGAGAGTTGTTATCCTGTCTTATGGAATATTTTCCGAGGAAGAGGCCAAGAGACATAGTCCGAAAGTTGTGTTGTTAACTAAAGATAATTCTATAAAGATAGAAGAATCTCAGCTTTAA
- a CDS encoding acyl-phosphate glycerol 3-phosphate acyltransferase has protein sequence MPTFLLMLIGYLLGSIPFGYAISKLYNIDIRQKGSGNIGATNVTRTLGFKIGILVFILDLLKGSLALLIAYQYTMDPIEITLVAISAIFGHMFPVFLGFKGGKGSAIGLGILLVIAPDIFIFTMLFAILVMLITRYVSMASILGAFCVVVLMFLFQKPLTYTLLSMLALILSIIKHKENIKRLINGTERKIGEKA, from the coding sequence ATGCCAACGTTTTTGTTAATGCTCATAGGTTATCTGTTGGGATCAATCCCTTTTGGTTACGCAATTTCTAAACTCTACAATATAGATATAAGACAAAAAGGGAGCGGGAATATTGGCGCAACCAATGTAACAAGAACTCTTGGGTTTAAGATAGGAATACTTGTTTTTATTCTCGATCTGTTAAAAGGCTCTCTTGCTTTATTGATAGCATACCAGTATACAATGGATCCTATAGAAATAACGCTTGTAGCAATAAGCGCTATCTTTGGACACATGTTTCCTGTCTTTTTGGGGTTTAAGGGAGGGAAAGGTTCCGCGATAGGCCTTGGTATTTTACTTGTAATAGCTCCGGATATATTTATCTTTACCATGCTTTTTGCTATCCTTGTAATGTTAATTACAAGGTACGTATCTATGGCCTCTATTTTGGGAGCTTTTTGTGTAGTGGTACTTATGTTTCTATTTCAAAAACCATTGACTTATACTCTTTTGTCCATGCTAGCACTTATATTAAGTATAATAAAACATAAAGAAAATATAAAAAGATTAATAAACGGAACTGAAAGAAAAATCGGAGAAAAAGCATGA
- a CDS encoding pyridoxine 5'-phosphate synthase, with protein sequence MKLGINIDHIATLRQARLEKFPDPVEAAIWALKGGADGIVCHLREDRRHIQDEDVARLRKIPEARLDLEMAAIPEMIGIALKLKPDYVTLVPEKRREITTEGGLDVVKNKKKLKPVIGKLQEKGIDVSLFIDPEPEQIEESAVLGAKFVEIHTGAYANAKTVRQKAFQLLKIQKMIEKAVWIGLRVNAGHGLNYQNVGDIVKIGNIEELNIGFSVISRAVFVGIKQAVEEMKEKIK encoded by the coding sequence ATGAAACTCGGAATTAATATTGATCATATTGCTACTTTAAGACAAGCGCGTCTTGAGAAATTTCCTGATCCTGTAGAAGCAGCTATTTGGGCGTTGAAGGGCGGCGCCGATGGAATTGTATGTCATTTGAGAGAAGACAGGCGTCATATTCAGGATGAAGATGTCGCAAGACTAAGAAAAATTCCAGAAGCTCGTTTAGATCTTGAGATGGCGGCTATCCCTGAAATGATTGGAATCGCCCTAAAACTCAAACCTGATTATGTAACATTGGTTCCTGAAAAGAGGCGAGAGATAACAACTGAAGGGGGACTTGATGTTGTAAAAAACAAAAAAAAACTCAAGCCTGTAATTGGAAAACTTCAGGAAAAAGGGATTGATGTAAGTCTGTTTATTGACCCTGAACCTGAACAGATCGAAGAATCTGCTGTTCTTGGGGCAAAGTTTGTCGAAATTCATACAGGGGCTTATGCGAATGCTAAAACCGTCAGACAGAAAGCTTTTCAATTATTAAAAATTCAAAAAATGATAGAAAAGGCTGTTTGGATAGGGCTTCGTGTCAACGCGGGACATGGGCTTAATTATCAGAATGTAGGAGATATAGTTAAAATCGGCAATATTGAAGAATTGAATATCGGTTTTAGTGTGATTTCTCGCGCGGTTTTTGTTGGAATAAAACAGGCTGTGGAGGAAATGAAGGAGAAGATTAAATGA
- a CDS encoding tRNA dihydrouridine synthase DusB produces MITIGSTKIKTNIFLAPLAGCSDLAFRLLSREYGAKFCFFEMVDAHSLIYGTKQSFDILKTHPKDKPIAAQLLGSDPEIMLRAALKLLEFVKIDFLDINAGCPVNKVIKKNCGSYLVKEPENLFKVIKKLSQNLSVPVTVKLRSGFLEKDTKKLILIAKRCEDSGAAALFIHGRTRSQLYSGEIDYEAIEAVKKNVAIPVFGSGNIFNCELAKKMFEETGCDGILVARGAFGNPWIFKNLENYLKTGKEPREITLSAKKKALKRHLYYINKYRKGYKPRLFTVEPEIHPDFLIGVYNRGENSVVGSMRKVALWYTKSFEGAAKLRGQINNVQSHDELIDLIDEFMN; encoded by the coding sequence ATGATTACTATAGGTTCGACAAAAATTAAAACCAATATATTTCTTGCTCCTCTTGCGGGATGTTCGGATCTTGCTTTTAGGCTTTTATCCCGTGAGTATGGAGCAAAATTTTGTTTTTTTGAAATGGTAGACGCGCATTCTTTAATATATGGAACCAAGCAGAGTTTTGATATTTTAAAAACTCATCCTAAGGATAAGCCTATTGCGGCTCAATTGCTTGGCAGTGATCCGGAAATAATGCTTAGGGCTGCTCTAAAACTTTTAGAATTTGTAAAGATTGATTTTCTTGATATTAATGCCGGATGTCCTGTTAATAAAGTGATTAAGAAGAATTGCGGATCTTATCTTGTAAAAGAGCCTGAGAATTTATTTAAGGTCATAAAAAAACTATCGCAAAATTTATCAGTTCCTGTAACAGTCAAACTAAGATCTGGTTTTCTTGAAAAGGATACTAAAAAACTGATATTAATTGCTAAAAGATGTGAAGATAGCGGCGCTGCTGCTTTGTTTATTCATGGAAGGACAAGATCTCAGCTGTATTCCGGAGAGATTGATTATGAGGCTATAGAAGCTGTTAAAAAAAATGTTGCCATCCCTGTTTTTGGTTCCGGAAATATCTTTAATTGTGAACTTGCAAAAAAAATGTTTGAGGAGACGGGATGTGATGGGATTTTGGTTGCGAGGGGGGCATTTGGCAATCCATGGATATTTAAAAATTTGGAGAATTATTTAAAAACTGGGAAAGAACCAAGAGAAATTACTCTTTCTGCCAAGAAAAAAGCATTAAAAAGACATCTGTATTATATTAATAAGTATAGAAAAGGCTATAAACCCCGATTATTTACGGTAGAACCAGAAATTCACCCCGATTTTCTAATCGGGGTTTATAATCGGGGTGAAAATAGCGTAGTCGGTTCTATGCGTAAAGTTGCTTTGTGGTACACCAAGTCTTTTGAAGGAGCCGCAAAATTAAGAGGTCAAATTAATAATGTACAAAGCCATGATGAACTTATAGATTTAATAGATGAGTTTATGAATTAA
- a CDS encoding glycerol-3-phosphate dehydrogenase produces MSKITIIGAGAWGTTLAILLAQNDHEITLWSYETEVIENIKKFKENKKYLPGFMLHQNISAEEDLKMAAKSSQTIIYSTPTQFMRKTVKESIGSFDGEIIMSAVKGIEVSTLKFPSEIISEFTKKPVAALSGPNLAKEIAKGLPATSVIASKDEKTSKELQTLFKKCQTFRIYTSDDLLGVQIGGALKNIIAIAAGASEEKQLGDNAKAALIIRGISEITKLGIALGAKRETFSGLSGLGDLIATCQSGLSRNHSVGVKLAKGEKLSSILSSLKQVAEGVETTKAAIKLAQKYKVEMPITYEINEILFNNKRIDEALLSLMTRPHKNED; encoded by the coding sequence ATGAGTAAGATAACAATTATAGGAGCCGGCGCATGGGGGACTACGCTCGCAATCCTTTTAGCCCAAAACGATCATGAAATAACTCTATGGTCATATGAAACAGAGGTAATAGAAAATATTAAAAAATTCAAAGAAAACAAAAAATATTTACCGGGTTTCATGTTACATCAAAACATATCAGCAGAAGAAGATTTAAAAATGGCTGCAAAATCATCACAAACTATCATATATTCCACCCCGACTCAATTTATGCGAAAAACCGTAAAAGAATCAATAGGCTCTTTTGATGGTGAGATTATTATGTCTGCTGTAAAAGGGATAGAGGTTTCAACCCTTAAATTTCCATCGGAAATAATTTCAGAATTCACAAAAAAACCTGTCGCTGCATTATCAGGCCCAAATCTGGCAAAAGAGATAGCAAAAGGACTTCCCGCAACTTCGGTCATTGCTTCAAAAGACGAAAAAACATCTAAAGAGCTGCAAACCCTCTTCAAAAAGTGTCAAACTTTTAGAATTTATACAAGCGATGACCTTTTAGGGGTGCAAATAGGAGGAGCATTAAAAAACATCATAGCAATTGCCGCAGGGGCTTCAGAAGAAAAACAATTGGGGGATAATGCCAAAGCTGCCCTAATTATTAGGGGCATCTCAGAAATAACAAAATTAGGAATAGCTCTTGGAGCCAAAAGAGAAACATTCTCAGGGTTATCCGGATTAGGAGATCTTATCGCAACTTGTCAAAGCGGGCTTTCGCGAAATCATAGCGTCGGCGTAAAACTTGCAAAAGGAGAAAAACTCTCCTCAATTTTATCATCTTTAAAACAGGTAGCAGAGGGAGTTGAAACAACCAAAGCAGCGATAAAATTAGCACAAAAATACAAAGTGGAAATGCCGATAACTTACGAAATAAATGAAATTCTCTTTAATAATAAAAGAATTGATGAAGCGCTTTTATCTCTTATGACAAGACCCCATAAAAACGAGGATTAA